The window ATGGAATAATTAGATATATAGTGTGCTACTTAGTATATGTATGTACTTCTCTCAATAAACTTGAGACTTTTATACGAACCAATAAACTTAAAATTTTAGATTCGACCCACATGTTGTATATCTAATAAACAAGAAAAGCTGAAGTATTTTCCATAATCCTCTGAATTGGACGGAGAACAATAAAAGTAGTTTCTTAATCATACGTATTACTCATATCGTAAGTAAAATTACTTTGTTTTATTCTAGCAGTCACTGCTTATCCAGAGCTCGAACCTTACACTCTTATTAAGAGGGGAAAGATCCTATCCATCCCACCTTAACCTGGTGGTCTACATAGTTAAGTTGCACACACCAATTCCATTtataacacacacaaaaaaaatctTCACACTCAAGAAAGAAatataatcttaaaaaaaaaaggcAGTCCAGTGCACTAAACTCTCGCTATGCGTGGGCTCTGGAGAAGGACCTTACCACTGAAGAGTCTATTATACGCaaccttaccttgcatttctgcaagagactgtttcacggatcgaacctgtgacctcctgattacatggcCAATATTACCAGTTATGCCATGCTCCCcttttaaataaagaaaataatcttaaaaaatgacAATGAAGAACATGGAATgaacaaaaagaaataagaaacttacattaaaaaaaaggaagaaaaaggtaGAGCAAATATATTGCTACTAAAACCTAGAGGAACCACCAGCTTGGGAAGCCATAGCAAGCTCAAATTGTTTAATGGAGATAGAACTAGGAAAAGAAAGTAATTCAGGTGCTTTTGAATTATCCCAGCCTTTGACAGGATTAATTATTTTTGTGGATCCATCATATCCTATGTGTGTTACATGTTTCACATCTGTTGGATTCCCTATTTTCATCTCCATTTCCATTTCTTCAATCTCTTCTTTGTACActgcagaagaaaaaaaaacaacacatTCGCAAGTCGGGTCAGGTTTGAGTGGGCCAAAACGGATCAAATTATGGTTCATAATTAATTCGTTTAAAGTTCGCTTGGACCAAAATGGATTGAGTCAAGATGAGACAAATagggagaaaataaaaaatagtcagatttacaagtggtcattcaaaaatagccacagtttcaaaaataatcgaaatttagccatttttcatgtaaagataaatctaaacaaaaatactgttcaaaatccggaaaatactctagcataatatactgaaatttCAGTATAATACaatggaactccagtataatccagcataagtatactggaactccaatatattatactggagttccagcaaagtatactgaacttccagcataatatactggagctccagtataatatatcggtccagcataatatgctagaagttcatacacaagtgctccaatctccagtatattatgctggaactttccgcgtgttggagttccagcttaatatactggaagttcatatacaggtgcatcgatctccggtatattatgttggaacttttcgtgttgcaacaaattagtgtttacctttcaatgactttgcaaacgctggctatttttgaatgatcagtccgaaaactggctagccttGATATTTTTACAGACAAATAACGAGTCGTAGCTCCACTTGCCCAAAATGACACAATTTTCCCTCGTTTTAATTAGGCAGCTTTGTGAAATAGAAACGTGAAATCTAATATATTTGTTAACAATTATAAGGTGAAAGTCTTTTAACTCGATATTATTTCAATCTCAGAATCGAATTTAATATATGTTTGAGTTGGATTATATTTTGACTCATTGAGTTACCCTATGTTAATCCGATGTGACATTTTTAATTTAACTCGTTGTATAAACAAGCTAATAGTATAAGTATTAGCTTAAATCAACACAATACTTACCAAATAATTGAGAGAAACCTTTGAAACTTCTTTTCAACGAGTGCACCCCTTGAGAAAATTGTCGTCTgtccaaaaatccccaaaatccattTATTTTCACTTTTGATGAACTCTCTTCTCCTACTTGTCTTTCTTAATAACATCCAAATAAACAATGTcaataatacatattataaaatCATATGCAGTTATTCACTCTTGTTGAACCTTTTGCTTTTTGCTCATactatatatgtatacatatgcactacaaagaaataaaaataaaaaattagaatTAGCTACAAATTTCGTGGCTAATCTATTGTTAAATCGTCGGTAGCTAAAAAAAGTTCTTGATTATCGGTTTCTTATTTGTCGCTAAATAATATTAGTGACAGATTATTTTGTTTAGCTACGGAATTCACCTGTCGCTAATTCCTGTTGTTTTAGTAGTGATGCTAATGTATAGCTATTATTCTGTGTACTCGCTAACTCTAAATCTTAGATTCACATGTGTATTTAGTAAGTTTAACATGGAAGTAATTTTCAATCCAAACCAAGGAACTCCATTCACTAAACGTACAAAACATTATTAAACAAATTAACtcaaagaaattaaaagaaatataCTTGTTGGAACTTGACTTAATACTGAACTTTTCATGTTCTCAGCTGCAGGTTGGCTGGTGCTGGTTTTTGTCACTGCAACACTTGACTCAGAACCACACCCTAAAGAGAATGGAAACACCATAAACTTCTCCATTGATCTATCCTTCATATTTTCTTGTAAGTATATTAGAAAAAAAATAACACCAAaatggaaaaaaagaagagaaatacaAATCAAAGAAACTATGAATGGTTGAAGAGAATTATATTAGGAGATAGCAATTATATTAATGGCTTAGTAAAGAAGATAGAATGATTTAAGATGTAGAAGAAGATGTAAGAGTAAGACATACAACCAATGAAGAAGGTTGGTGGAATGAGACATATGAGAGAGTGAGACAAGTCAAAAAAGAGAATAATATGTGGGGATAGAGTAGTAGTTAGGTTGTTAAATTGTAGCTAAGACATGCCTAATTTTGGCTGATTAGTTGTCCATTTTAAGAAATATAAACATAGAGCCCACAAACCAACTCAACCTCTATAGTCCTTTCCAGTGGCGGACCCAAGATTTTTATCAAGCgggttcaaaaaaaaaacattagagGTCATATGTGACTAGCTGGTTTCGAACTTAGGACCATGAGGAAAATTTGAACCCTCTTTACCAAAAGGCTAGGCATTTTACTTGTTTTAAGTGggttcaaaattatatttatacctTTACTTGTctgaaaacaacaaaaatataccTATATATACAGTGTTATTTTTCGATGAAGCGGGTTCATATGAACCCACTTGACTCCACGTGGGTCCGCCCCTGGTCCTTTCCCATCTCTTAAGTGCTCCAAATGCAACTATTCCCCCTCGTGAATACGGTCCATTTTGTCCAACATGCAAAAGTTATAAACCCCCACCTCCACCCCAACCCCCAACCCCTCcccacccccaaaaaaaaaacaatggtTAGATCTCATATGTGAGGAAATTTCTCATTTTATCTTTAATAACGAATTTTTATTTTGTactaatatataattttttctaGAATATTGTATATGTGTTTAAATCAGAGGCGAATTCAGAATTTAGAGATGCGGATGCCACTCTTTGTATAAACTATATATTTACATCTTAGTTTCCAAGTCTGTATAGCAATTCTTTACAAAGCAAAAGCTTCAAATTTTCACTATATGAGAATAAACTCAAAAATGTCAACTACTCAAgccatttattttttaaaaaaatcaataaaagagaGTGATATTGCTCAATTATACTCCAGTATGTATATAGAATAATGTCGCGTCATCCAAAAAAGGAGATACTATCAATTAACTAAATTTAATTCAAATGAGCATATTGGTAGAGAAGAAAAGACGGTTAATGCAaagattttttaaaaaagaaaggaagaagagaaaaagaaaaagaaaaagaaagaagaacaatagAGAGGGAAATATAGcaaataaaaggaagaaaaagaaggtGAAGCTTAGAGCTCGACAAAGGAAATAGTGTTGTCAATATAGGCGGGGCGGCCCCGCCCAGCCCAGCCCAACCCGCATGGGCTTTAGTAATTGACGATTGGGCTGGGCTAGCCCACCATTTTGATGGGCCTTATAATGGTCAACCCACCCCAGCCTATGTGGGCTGCGGGCCCCACGGGCCGgcccattattttttaaaatataattttatattttttctttaagttctaacttaaaaaagataaatatttaaaagttaaaaaaatcttattggaaaaatttcACAAAACTTAATAACTATTATACTGTTCCAATACATCACAATAaacactaaaaaaataaaaggcaaGACTATATTTTATTCACTAAAAGTCAAACTCAAATAAAAGTATTCAAGAGAACATCCATACGCTTATGGGATATCCACACAACCTcttcatcaaacacatttgaatccacTTGTGAGAATGTTAtcttaacatcttcactttcatctacTTCTACAATTCATATGcgatattaattagttaaatattaagaataattaaaattttaaactaattaaCGTTTTAAGACTTTGATCTTTCAATATGAtgagcttaataaactttaagcTTGGGATACTCTCCATGTTATTTTTTGTGTTAtataccttttttattttatatattttaaatacgTATTTTTTTAGGCACACGGGCTGGCCCAACCTAGCCTCACTCAAGTCTCACGGGCCACGAGCTTACTTGGGCTGGGTTTAAAAGCCTCATTTTTAAATGGACTCCAAAAATTTTAGCCCAACTCTACTAAATCATGGACTGGACTGGGTTGGACCAACGAGTCAAGCCTATATTGACGTAAGAGGaaacaaagaataaaaaagaataaaaacaaggAAAGTGAAAAGAACATCAAGTTAATGCGTCACCTCGGGTTCTTTAGGAACAAAAAGACTTTTAAAGTTTTCGCTGAACTAGTGGCACCCGACTCGCCTTTTTACATTAGGGGTGGCACTTAATTTATATAGTATCTTTTTCGTACAAGATATATAGATACATTTTCAAAATTTGAGCCGAAGCGTGCGGGTGCCTTATCACCCCTATCTCTCCAGGTAGATCCGCCCCGAGTTAAAGTATTTACTAAATAATAGATTTCGAATTCAGTAAACAAATGCTATATAATAAAATATCGAACTTGAACTCATAATTTTCGAATCTTGAATCCTTATGTGACACAAATCTTATGACATACTTGAACTACAAGTTTTAAAcgttttatatataaatatacaaatGTTATGACATAGTTAAAAGTCAGCGattatttcttaaactttgtatCCACCAAAATTATGTCGTAGAAGTTGAAATGACATGCACGAGTATGTGTAGCAATCCAACATGGCATAAAATGGGACTTGAGAATCGTTAAGATCCAAATGTGCCTTTTGGAACTATTAAATGACGTTCTTCAAATTCAAAGTAAGGTTGATAATAACACAGCAAAAGTAGAAGGTTGCTCCCAATTCAAAAGAATAGTCTCTTCACAACTATACGAAACTAGAGACACAATTGATAAAAGAAGGCAGATTATGATGTTCAGAAAAGTTATTCTTGAAGGAAATAATATGAATTCCAAAATATATTCTATATAGAGAGActttccatttgttcttgatTCAAGCATTAATTTTTGATGACAAGGATTTTGATATCAATGGTAGGAAAAGCTGTGTGCTAGCTTCACCAGTTTTTGACAGCAAAAATAAGACTTAAAGAGAAAGCATAACGGCAAGGATAGATATGCGTGCGACTTATAAATCGCAATTTACGAATACAACTTATAAATAGCAATTGGTGATGTGTCTAAAAAATGGCTATTGTGCATGGACTTAAAAACCGCAATTGGTGATTGCAACTTATAAATCACAACAGTGAGTGCGACTTATTAAATTGATGAATGCGACTTATAAATCGCAATGGCTGAATGCGTCTTATACCATGTGTATACGgcaaaatcggagggtccaatctTCCGTCGTCACGATGACTCGTGAGCACATCTCGAGAGCTCGAGGCTATGGTCGAGGCTGACCACCGAAGGGCTATCGGCACTTAACCTCGAGGCAATACTACTCAGCGGTTAtgatggggagttcccaaggcgcgtAAATATGGCTGACAAAGCCTAGTGGACTAGTCCAAAAGCGAATCAagacattaaatggttgtaccagcccatatcttttcaatcaatgcacttgtactatattgggattccctctcatatataaaggggatccttgtcattttgtagacatctgttgctcaatactaaatacacaagaacattctctctgctctctaataCATTCTCTTGATTTCGTTACTTCATTTATTACTtctatttattgtgttctatttattgttcttcatttattatttatcattgatcataaagagccatcagcATAGCTCTCATAACTGTTATCTCCCTCTCGACTGCTCCAAATCGGCCATCCAGCTCGACCCCGAGGTCTTATAAATGACAGCTCGAGACCCCCGATCTCCAATCATTTGGTTCGATTATCATACCGTTTCTAAGCTATAATCTTGATTCCTAACGTTTTACTTAGCATCCATTGGtttacaactagcataaaaatagatcacgtactTTTAGAActtcataatcaaatttaattattattaccattttcacggtaaacagtttagcgcctaccgtggagctaaaaataatagtgattattttcttgttggtttcactATATAACGCAAGTTATCCTTCATGCTTtgtcttgtccaagatcttcgatttcaggtcaaaatgtctaactcagtaaatggaggtgaaaacaacaatcttgaggaccacggAGAGAACGGTGTGAATGTTCCAGGTGTTTGcgtaccaccacgaaaccctagaaatgcaccagaaccaattcccgtgggcgcggtctcacgcgatgcccaacacatcaatataagctcccacaccaaCAGGAGCATACATCAAGTAGAGCAACAAGAAGTCCAAAAAACCCCGACTAGGGAAGAATGGGAGGTTAGTCTtcacattatttttgaaatgttacaggcacaacagcTAGCGATTGCtaagctgcaaagtcaccagaaaactcccagcacagtagcacCGGGGACGACCCCCCTCCCAGCCGAGCAGGTACCAAAGAGATCAAATAATAACGGAAGGCAACCGACCCCtccatcataaagatgctcgaggacctcaccaagaGGATCGAGTTGGGCGAGAaaaagatagaagccaacgataagAATGTAGaaacctacaactctagggtcgaccaaatcccgggcgcacccccatcctgaagggtgtagattcgaagaTGTTTGTACAAAAGCCAATCCCGCAGGAAGctgctccgaaacccattccaaagaagtttagaatgcccGACCTTCCGAAGTATAACagaacctcggaccccaacgagcatgtcactgATTACACCTGTGCGGTGAAAGGTAACGGCCTGagggacgatgagatcgagtccgtcctactgaaaaagttcggggaaacactctcgaaagggtccatgatgtggtatcacaacctagctcctaactctatagactcatttgccatgctggcagattctttcataaaagcacatgTCGGGGCCATCAAGGTGGCCACAAGGAAATCTggcgtcttcaaaatcaagcaaagggagaacgagatgatGCGAGAGTTCGTGTCTCGCTTTCAAATAGAACGAATAGAACTACCGCCAGTATCCAatgactgggcagtacaggcCTTCATCCAAGGTTTGAAttaacgaagctcggtggcttcgaaacAACTAAAGCAAAATCTGGTTGAATATCCTGTTGTGACCTGGTCTGATGTCCACAACCGATATCAgccgaagatcagggtcgaagacgaccaactaggagcctcctcgggctcggtatatccTAGAAGGCTTCCGacaaaggagccaaagccaaacaaggaaagataccaaccatacactaAAGATAGAAAAAACTCCCCAAGACGCAACATACCTCGCAACGATCGAAGGATGGACCAAGGCCAGAATCCTTGGGGACCTGTCAGCAGAGCTGGTTTCTATAGGTACACAGGGCCGATGGAGGCACCTTTCTTGTTGGAATACAACTTCAAAGTCGACGTATCAGGCATCGTGTTCAGCATCAGTAAAATCAGGGACGCCAGGTGGCCTAGGCCTGTGCaatcagatccttcgcaaagaaatcataacttagtgtgtgtaTTTCACAACACGCACAGCCATAGGACCGATGATTGCCACCAGCTCCAAGAAGAAGTAGCCCGGATACTCGACAAAGGTCACCTCCAAGAATTCCTCAGCAACCTGGCTaaaaatcagttccgagaaagagaggtaccaagaagaacgaaacaaatgagccacaacatgtcatccacatgatcttgggaggcatcgatgccccgCAGGAGCCcatgatgagaagaacaaaaatatccatcacccgagaaaagcgaactcggggttacatacccgaggatgctctcacattcagcgacgaggacatcgagaTCTTGTCTCATCCTCACAACTACGagctggtaatctctttccttgtgaATACATCTCAAATTAAACATGTACTtgtagatccaggtagctcgaccaacattattaggtcgagggtggtagagtagctcggactgcttgaccaaattgtGCCTGCCTCttgagtcctcaacggattcaacatggcaagcaaaataacgaaaggggaaatcaccctcccagtcaacgtggtCGGCACAATCCAAAATGCGAAATTCCAcatcatcgaaggtgacatgaggtacaacgccttactcggaaggccgtggatacactgcatgagagtagtaccatccacccttcataaaatgatgaaattcccgacaaaggatgggATTAAAATCGTCTACAgggaacaacatgcggcaagAGAAATGCACGATATAACGCCGACACCAGTACCTCGACCCtcgaaggagccaaaggataatCAAACAATAATATAGAGACAGCGAACTACATCTTCGGCTAAGCCCGACCAAACGAAGCATAGGACCGTACCGCATCCTCACAACAAGCGACTGAAACATATCAGGGCTCGAAACACCGCCAGCACTAAGGTATAGCCGTCtccttttttctttcaattacatTCTACGCTAACCTGAGTGCAGGTATCTGATCGAAACAGCCAAAGTACTTTCTAACTCGAAGGCCTTAAGTTCTGaaaagtatgtgttgcactcttttccttcgatcgagttttatcccaagaagggttttaccggcaaggtttttaacgaggcaacatctatatgatACCTAAGAAAACCTCAACaaagtattcaaggcttcctttcaatcaacctcgaatactgggggacaTCCCTCCGGAGGATCACCTCCTCAGAGAAGCCAAGATGTGCTGAACATGATCTCGATAGGAAGATAatataccgggccaaacggtcgaacgagtCGTGCCCGCATAGAATAATTGGCCCTTAACagcaaaaacatgtatacttatGCCAAGTAATCAAATAATACTTTCCAAATCATTTCGCGTTTCAAAGAAGTTCAACATTTTTATAAAACGGTTCCTAAGCCAAAAAACGTCCCCGACattcggggactggcgtcaacaattcAAAGCCTGAATGACCTCCGGGTAGGAGTTCCAAACTTATAATCCCTCAATGAAGCAACATCAAAGTCACAAAATGGCTCCAAAGTCGAAagcgtcccgaacactcggggactggcgtcaagaTCTCAAAAATCGCTTGACCTCTGGGTCAAAAACtccgaaatcgtaagccctcagtgaggcaataccaagtttacaagtaacaGCTCCCGAGCCAAGgtaccctcgatgactcggggactgccgccaATCACCACTTAtcaaaaacccgaggccataagaccccaagcgggcagactcggtctcgtaagacctgtataaggcaacaacaatatcggTAAGACATCAAGCAAGGCATGAGTTgtacttgtaccaagtgacaatatctataagacctcaagcaaggcatgaaccatattTGTACTAAGtatccaaaactataagacctcgaAGGCATGTAAAACTcataagaccttactaaaggcataaactcgatctcaaagttaaggctatatattgaacttgtaagacccctaaaagtcataccctcaatatagacgctgaaactacttcactcgggactgaaaggctccggccaaacacaaatgactacagtcacaaggctgtaccagccaagctaacgcgactcggggatgcccgaccgttgctacaaaatcacaggccttcaattacttcgaatatacttcgaaaagaaacggttaaacaggctacccttgacataggcaaaagagcttcgaccatgtcagctccaaattacaggcttcgagatactcagcctccaaGCCAAACatcccgaggtgctcgaacatcgccatataacgactcataATCGCCGTTTTTAtcaaaccgtcgaagagtcaggcaaacacaatCTCAAAAaatccttaacgagggaaaaataaagcatatattagaggtcgtaccgacccaaagCGTAAGAACCATTGATGCCAGCTCACATTAAAGGTTGCATCAACCCAAAAGCGTAAGATCCACTGTTGTCAGCTCATattaaaggtcgcatcgacccaaaagtgtaagagccactgtctcTAGCCCAcacaaaaggtcgtaccgacccaatgcgtaagagcctaagggccagcttgaaattcaaaaacttgagggtcgaatgagctcgattGATACCCTCGGAgattgaacccaaaatagttgactAAACATGCCTAAGAGCACAAGTAAAAGAGCTCGAACACCGACTTATACTAAAAGGCCG of the Nicotiana tabacum cultivar K326 chromosome 7, ASM71507v2, whole genome shotgun sequence genome contains:
- the LOC107783338 gene encoding CRIB domain-containing protein RIC4-like codes for the protein MKDRSMEKFMVFPFSLGCGSESSVAVTKTSTSQPAAENMKSSVLSQVPTKRQVGEESSSKVKINGFWGFLDRRQFSQGVHSLKRSFKGFSQLFVYKEEIEEMEMEMKIGNPTDVKHVTHIGYDGSTKIINPVKGWDNSKAPELLSFPSSISIKQFELAMASQAGGSSRF